The Daucus carota subsp. sativus chromosome 7, DH1 v3.0, whole genome shotgun sequence genome window below encodes:
- the LOC108194656 gene encoding uncharacterized protein LOC108194656, whose translation MNEENSSGAGPSIQISPEMMLVLEEMRNMLKTIRGDQENTNTIKVNTDRVEEQDRINNPEREGENKRRCTYKTFKDADPPIFKGDLDPHVANMWIKEMEKVIEISECLDEQKVKFATHSLRGEAVFWWDTIKQTEDCSTMTWTRFKELFFDKYFPTCMENEMEMKFLGLKQEGMSVSEYLSKFLELSRFAPHQVNTEARKCQRFQEGLKPQIRERVSLLELEQFDKLVGKARIAEREYEARTQFFHNKKRGRETELSPKSGYKRDNKKFQGMKKENFRENDRRTVAPKCKKCGKRHGGEFCYRAVDDKVI comes from the exons ATGAATGAAGAAAATAGTAGTGGAGCTGGGCCTAGCATTCAAATTAGTCCTGAGATGATGTTGGTTTTGGAGGAAATGAGAAATATGTTGAAGACTATTAGGGGAGATCAAGAAAATACGAATACAATTAAGGTAAACACTGATCGTGTGGAAGAACAAGATCGTATAAATAATCCGGAGCGAGAAGGTGAGAATAAGCGAAGGTGTACTTACAAGACTTTTAAGGATGCTGATCCCCCGATATTTAAAGGAGATTTGGATCCGCATGTTGCGAATATGTGGATTAAGGAAATGGAGAAAGTGATAGAAATTTCTGAATGCTTGGATGAACAAAAAGTGAAATTCGCAACACACTCTTTAAGGGGGGAAGCAGTATTTTGGTGGGACACTATTAAACAAACAGAAGATTGTTCAACGATGACTTGGACGAGGTTTAAGGAGTTgttctttgataaatatttcCCTACGTGTATGGAAAATGAGATGGAGATGAAGTTTTTAGGATTGAAGCAAGAAGGAATGTCTGTGTCAGAATACTTGTCAAAGTTTTTGGAGCTTTCTAGGTTTGCCCCTCATCAGGTTAATACTGAAGCTAGGAAATGTCAGAGATTTCAGGAGGGACTGAAACCTCAAATTAGAGAAAGGGTCTCTTTGTTGGAACTAGAGCAATTTGATAAGTTGGTTGGAAAAGCTAGGATTGCAGAAAGGGAATATGAAGCTCGCACTCAATTTTTCCACAATAAGAAAAGGGGAAGGGAGACAGAACTAAGTCCTAAATCAGGGTATAAGAGAGATAATAAGAAATTTCAAGGGATGAAGAAAGAGAATTTCCGGGAAAATGATAGGAGAACGGTAGCACCTAAGTGTAAGAAATGTGGAAAGAGGCATGGTGGTGAATTTTGCTATCGAG CTGTGGACGACAAGGTCATTTAG
- the LOC135147654 gene encoding uncharacterized protein LOC135147654, giving the protein MIGVEALYSDFHLEGGELLVFEFAGDGNFNVYIIGRDFCEVEYPNVVHALQEIGPRKVSLVKGGLKFVKFVTESEPIVDYMVAPISFAERCIHPLSLKCFVRYVLPNGKKINGLYDELTYKFSGLQTIPELLGNADLNSFNMLLLSYTEGAHLTISIFDDNFVEVFFPGSPLSTVPSLLAPVVESSFRIKVQPYMLLKYCHGVDIPAQHRDLWNMWSRSEYITVYSGTAAWKRKIRHRTDWKCTTIHDGWVAFRKDMALEVGDTCIFECPVDSFCHFSVRVVKSGQ; this is encoded by the exons ATGATTGGTGTTGAAGCTCTGTACTCTGATTTTCATTTAGAAGGCGGGGAGCTGTTGGTATTTGAGTTTGCAGGTGACGGTAATTTCAACGTATATATAATTGGGAGGGATTTTTGTGAGGTCGAGTATCCAAATGTTGTTCATGCACTACAGGAAATTGgtccccgaaaag TGTCTCTTGTGAAGGGAGGGCTGAAGTTTGTGAAGTTTGTAACTGAGTCTGAACCTATAGTGGATTATATG GTTGCACCAATTTCCTTTGCTGAACGTTGTATTCATCCACTGTCCTTGAAATGCTTTGTTAGATATGTACTGCCCAATGGGAAAAAGATTAATGGGTTGTATGATGAATTAACATACAAATTCTCTGGATTACAAACAATACCAGAGTTATTAGGCAATGCTGATTTGAACTCTTTTAACATGTTGTTGTTGAGTTATACGGAAGGTGCTCACTTGACAATAAGTATCTTTGATGACAACTTTGTTGAGGTTTTCTTCCCTGGCAGCCCTCTATCTACTG ttCCTTCTTTGCTGGCACCAGTTGTAGAGAGTAGTTTTCGGATTAAGGTTCAACCCTACATGCTTCTGAAATATTGCCATGGCGTG GACATCCCTGCACAGCACAGAGATTTGTGGAACATGTGGTCTAGGAGCGAGTACATTACTGTGTATTCTGGGACTGCAGCATGGAAACGCAAGATCAGGCACCGCACAGACTGGAAGTGCACAACAATTCATGATGGTTGGGTTGCTTTTCGAAAGGATATGGCTCTCGAAGTTGGCGATACTTGCATATTTGAGTGCCCAGTGGACTCATTTTGTCATTTCAGCGTTCGTGTTGTGAAATCTGGACAGTGA